One Luoshenia tenuis DNA window includes the following coding sequences:
- a CDS encoding S1C family serine protease — translation MNDYYYDPRPSHSRKWLVLSLVIVLLIIGGLVVAVAIEHQNNDGGSQAAAPTTSAQASPSASASGGTQNTSGGEVALGGSLKEMQENEDAVVQVAENLTPSVVSIVGTSASSMGSGTSVSSGSGIIISEEGYILTNNHVVEDAQVIKVVLLDGTEAEAKLVGRDEATDLAVIKVDLPNLVAAPLGDSDAIKTGQMAIAVGSPLGTQLSGTVTVGYISAKDRTITNEAGRKMNMIQTDAAINPGNSGGALANLKGEVIGINTSKNTTIGYDEYGNAISAEGLGFAIPINDAIPVAQQLIANGSIPRPWVGFTYTQFTEQDAKSYNIPVGLFVRSVVAGSPADKAGIQQGDLVTEVNGTPISDDVDMQDILSGVNVGQTIKMKIYREQLNREIEVEVTLGDYTDYEKIQEQQTQQQQGGQQPWGR, via the coding sequence ATGAACGATTATTATTATGACCCGCGTCCCTCACACAGCAGGAAGTGGTTGGTCTTATCCCTGGTGATCGTTTTACTGATCATCGGCGGGCTGGTCGTCGCCGTGGCGATCGAGCATCAGAATAACGACGGTGGCTCTCAGGCGGCGGCGCCCACCACCAGCGCGCAGGCCTCGCCCAGCGCCAGCGCTTCTGGCGGAACGCAGAATACCTCGGGCGGCGAGGTAGCGCTGGGCGGCTCGCTCAAGGAAATGCAGGAGAATGAGGACGCCGTGGTGCAGGTGGCTGAGAACTTGACGCCCAGCGTGGTTTCCATCGTGGGGACCAGCGCCAGCAGTATGGGCAGCGGGACCTCCGTTTCCTCCGGCAGCGGCATTATTATCTCCGAAGAAGGCTATATTTTAACCAACAACCACGTGGTGGAGGACGCGCAGGTCATCAAAGTGGTGCTGCTGGACGGCACTGAGGCCGAGGCTAAACTGGTGGGCCGCGATGAGGCGACCGACCTTGCGGTCATTAAAGTAGATCTGCCCAATCTGGTAGCGGCGCCCTTGGGCGATTCGGACGCCATCAAGACCGGGCAGATGGCGATCGCGGTGGGCAGCCCCTTGGGCACCCAGCTTTCCGGCACGGTAACGGTGGGTTATATCTCGGCCAAGGATCGGACCATTACCAACGAGGCGGGCCGTAAGATGAACATGATCCAGACGGACGCGGCCATCAACCCCGGCAACAGCGGCGGCGCGCTGGCCAACCTGAAGGGCGAGGTCATCGGCATCAATACCTCTAAGAATACCACGATCGGCTACGATGAGTACGGCAACGCTATTTCGGCAGAGGGTCTGGGCTTTGCGATTCCCATTAACGACGCCATCCCCGTAGCGCAGCAGCTGATCGCCAACGGCAGTATCCCGCGGCCTTGGGTAGGCTTTACCTATACCCAGTTTACCGAGCAGGATGCCAAGAGCTATAATATCCCGGTGGGGTTGTTCGTGCGCAGCGTGGTAGCCGGCAGCCCGGCGGATAAGGCCGGCATTCAGCAGGGCGACCTGGTGACCGAGGTGAACGGTACGCCGATCTCGGACGATGTGGATATGCAGGATATCCTCTCGGGGGTGAATGTAGGGCAGACCATTAAAATGAAGATCTACCGCGAGCAGTTGAACCGCGAGATCGAGGTTGAGGTCACCCTGGGGGATTACACTGATTATGAGAAAATACAGGAACAACAGACCCAGCAACAGCAGGGCGGCCAGCAGCCATGGGGCCGTTAG
- a CDS encoding diaminopimelate dehydrogenase yields MAKIKVGIAGYGNLGRGVELALQQNEDMELAGIFTRRDPKSLVPQTPGAKVFALADAPSMQAEIDVMILCGGSATDLPEQGPQLAQYFNTIDSFDTHAKIPQHFAAVDAAAARSGHVAIISVGWDPGLFSLNRLLGEASLPQGASYTFWGRGVSQGHSDAIRRVPGVKDAKQYTVPVQSAIDRIRGGETPAFTTREKHLRECFVVLQPGADAVAVEKTIKEMPNYFADYDTTVHFISEEELRREHAAMPHGGFVIRSGQTGEGTRQVMEFSLKLESNPEFTSSVLVAYARAAYRLAKEGQSGAKTVLDIAPAYLSPKSGEALRAELL; encoded by the coding sequence ATGGCAAAAATTAAAGTAGGTATTGCAGGTTACGGTAATTTAGGCCGCGGGGTTGAGCTGGCCCTGCAGCAAAATGAGGATATGGAACTGGCCGGTATTTTTACCCGCCGGGACCCTAAAAGCCTTGTGCCCCAGACGCCGGGCGCCAAGGTGTTTGCACTGGCCGATGCGCCCAGCATGCAAGCGGAGATCGACGTAATGATCCTGTGCGGGGGCAGCGCTACCGATCTGCCTGAGCAAGGCCCGCAGCTGGCCCAGTACTTTAACACCATCGACAGCTTTGATACCCACGCCAAGATCCCGCAGCACTTCGCGGCGGTGGATGCGGCGGCCGCCCGCTCCGGGCACGTGGCCATCATCTCCGTTGGCTGGGATCCCGGCCTATTCTCTCTGAACCGTCTGCTCGGCGAGGCCTCCCTGCCCCAGGGCGCCAGCTATACCTTCTGGGGGCGCGGGGTCAGCCAGGGCCACTCGGATGCCATCCGCCGCGTGCCCGGCGTAAAGGATGCCAAGCAGTATACGGTTCCTGTGCAAAGCGCGATCGACCGCATCCGCGGCGGCGAAACGCCGGCCTTTACCACCCGCGAAAAACATTTGCGCGAGTGCTTTGTGGTCTTGCAGCCGGGCGCGGACGCGGTGGCGGTAGAGAAAACCATTAAAGAAATGCCCAACTATTTTGCCGATTACGATACCACCGTTCACTTTATTTCAGAAGAGGAGCTGCGGCGCGAGCACGCCGCGATGCCCCACGGCGGTTTCGTGATCCGCAGCGGGCAGACCGGGGAAGGCACCCGCCAGGTGATGGAGTTCTCCCTTAAGCTGGAGAGCAACCCAGAATTCACCTCCAGCGTGCTGGTGGCTTATGCTCGTGCGGCGTATCGCTTGGCCAAGGAGGGGCAAAGCGGTGCCAAAACGGTGCTGGATATCGCTCCGGCCTATCTTTCGCCCAAGAGCGGCGAGGCCCTTCGGGCAGAGCTGCTGTAA